A single region of the Serinus canaria isolate serCan28SL12 chromosome 1, serCan2020, whole genome shotgun sequence genome encodes:
- the CCDC122 gene encoding coiled-coil domain-containing protein 122, with the protein MAKENSPSLAEVVKRVAEQQQSQASDIEKSKAVLFQLQAKCQELEKEMNSVLLETKTTEREIHLQDDAIEVTKYRCENLEAKVRALYSENLKLRCDAEAVQEEFEMILERNNEYREKMKDHKHLFWEMESKLPIMIELAEKKAVVEELKAKKEELICDLQNPEGSVIKQVQEETTLLKREVTTLKDFINKKRDLLEEEKKKHAKLKKEIEVQNKRYDAILKRLHCQLNKVHSNKRQWHWNIQQLEKKAAELRKCLGVAELQNIM; encoded by the exons ATGGCCAAGGAaaattccccatccctggctgaaGTTGTAAAACGAgttgcagagcagcagcagtcacaGGCGTCAGACatagaaaaaagcaaagcagttcTTTTCCAACTGCAG GCAAAGTGCCAGgaactagaaaaagaaatgaattcTGTTCTGTTAGAAACAAAGACAACAGAAAGGGAAATACATCTGCAAGATGATGCCATAGAAGTGACAAAATATCGCTGTGAAAATCTGGAGGCCAAAGTCAGAGCCCTGtattctgaaaatttaaaattgagGTGTGATGCAGAAGCAGTACAAGAGGAGTTTGAGATGATActtgaaagaaataatgaatatCGGGAAAAAATGAAGGATCATAAACATCTCTTTTGGGAGATGGAAAGTAAATTGCCAATTATGATTGAACttgctgaaaagaaagcagttgTGGAAGAATTAAAGGCAAAGAAAGAGGAGTTAATATGTGATCTGCAGAATCCAGAAGGATCTGTTATAAAACAAGTGCAG GAAGAAACcacacttttaaaaagagaagtcaCAACATTGAAAGATTTCATCAATAAAAAAAGAGATctgctggaagaagagaaaaaaaagcatgctaagcttaaaaaggaaattgag gtGCAGAATAAGAGATATGATGCTATATTAAAACGTTTGCATTGCCAACTGAACAAAGTCCATTCAAATAAAAGACAATGGCACTGGAACATTCAGCAGTTGGAGAAGAAGGCCGCAGAGCTGAGAAAGTGTCTTGGAGTAGCAGAGTTACAAAACATCATGTAA